Proteins from a genomic interval of Helicoverpa zea isolate HzStark_Cry1AcR chromosome 31, ilHelZeax1.1, whole genome shotgun sequence:
- the LOC124645372 gene encoding exosome complex component RRP41-like, whose translation MALSLVHTELVSMQGLRVDGRRPHELAVVRCKLGASSKPDGSVYLEQGCTKVLVAVYGPHQASKTKMLPNAVALNCKISIARFATAMRKSDPADERKVLENMSMNLKQALLATLKSELYPRSQIDVYVEVLQDDGNAFCASVNAACLALIDAGIPMREYVTACSASIAITDDQKQHLLVDVNKGEEAAGCAVLTVACLPDTGKIAVLDLTHRVHMDHFEKVLNTAIQGCKDIKIVLDKALRQYLAETWPH comes from the exons ATGGCACTGTCATTAGTTCACACTGAATTGGTATCCATGCAAGGCCTTCGCGTCGATGGGCGCAGGCCTCACGAGCTCGCCGTAGTAAGGTGCAAGCTCGGTGCCAGCTCCAAACCTGATGGGAGCGTGTACTTGGAACAAGGATGTACCAAGGTTTTGGTTGCTGTTTATGGGCCCCACCAA GcatccaaaacaaaaatgctACCAAATGCTGTAGCACTCAATTGCAAAATCAGCATTGCTAGATTTGCAACAG CCATGAGGAAAAGTGATCCGGCAGATGAGCGAAAAGTTCtggaaaatatgtcaatgaATTTGAAGCAGGCTCTCTTGGCTACCCTCAAATCAGAGCTCTATCCTCGCTCACAGATAGATGTGTATGTTGAAGTGTTACAG GATGACGGCAATGCATTCTGTGCGAGTGTAAACGCGGCCTGTCTCGCGCTCATTGACGCCGGGATTCCCATGAGAGAGTACGTGACTGCGTGCTCCGCTTCCATAGCGATCACAGATGACCAGAAGCAACATCTTCTGGTGGACGTCAACAAAGGCGAGGAAGCTGCAGGCTGCGCTGTGTTGACTGTGGCCTGCTTGCCTGATACGG GAAAAATCGCTGTTCTGGATTTGACTCACAGAGTCCACATGGATCATTTTGAAAAGGTGTTAAACACGGCTATACAAGGATGCAAAGATATTAAG ATTGTGTTGGACAAAGCTCTGCGGCAGTATTTAGCCGAGACCTGGCCTCATTAA